The following coding sequences lie in one Yoonia sp. G8-12 genomic window:
- a CDS encoding NADH:ubiquinone reductase (Na(+)-transporting) subunit D, which yields MPQAQTYWTTLTAPLIRQNPVTLQILGICSALAVTTSLATALTMSVSLTAVLTLAAGLVSMIRRHIPDAIRLIVQIVIVASLVIVIDQILQAYFAEISRALSVYVGLITTNCLVLGRTETYARHHPPLPAMVDAFGNGLGYSLILIVIGGLRELFGKGQLFGAQVLPLAETGGWFTPLSLMLLAPSAFFLLGLLVWAVRGLHPEQVEQPEHTPPLQKVPAE from the coding sequence ATGCCGCAAGCGCAGACCTATTGGACCACACTGACAGCCCCGCTGATCCGGCAAAATCCGGTGACATTGCAAATTCTTGGCATTTGCTCGGCGCTTGCGGTGACAACCTCGCTTGCGACTGCCCTGACGATGTCGGTCTCTCTTACGGCGGTTCTGACTCTCGCGGCTGGGCTCGTCAGCATGATCCGGCGTCACATTCCCGATGCCATCCGGCTGATTGTGCAAATCGTGATTGTCGCCTCATTGGTGATCGTCATCGACCAGATCCTGCAAGCCTATTTTGCCGAAATCAGCCGCGCGCTTTCGGTATATGTGGGCCTGATTACCACCAATTGCCTCGTGCTGGGCCGGACCGAGACCTATGCCCGCCATCACCCGCCGCTGCCGGCGATGGTTGATGCCTTCGGCAACGGGCTTGGTTATTCTTTGATCCTGATCGTGATCGGGGGGCTGCGCGAGTTGTTTGGCAAAGGCCAGCTTTTTGGCGCGCAGGTTCTGCCGCTGGCGGAGACCGGGGGGTGGTTTACGCCGCTCAGCCTGATGCTGCTTGCGCCATCGGCGTTTTTCCTGCTGGGCCTTTTGGTGTGGGCCGTGCGCGGTCTGCATCCCGAACAGGTTGAGCAGCCCGAACATACACCACCCCTGCAAAAAGTGCCCGCAGAATGA
- the pdhA gene encoding pyruvate dehydrogenase (acetyl-transferring) E1 component subunit alpha, with translation MTVTRTKPRLDTTHVRELLRTMMRIRMFEEKCAEAYTQEKIRGFLHLYDGEEAIAAGIIPLLEAQDRLVATYREHGHALARGVPMGAVLAEMYGKANGCAGGRGGSMHLFDADLNFYGGNAIVGGGLPLAVGLALADRMQGTQGATACFFGEGAVAEGEFHESLNLARLWGLPVLFVCENNGYAMGTRLDLTEAEVDIAAKARGYAITSEVVDGMDVVAAEAAARRALQTIAETGEPYFLECRTYRFRAHSMFDAQLYRPKEEVAEWREKGPIVRFRAWAMQSGLLHEDDVAEITSEIAAEIADAVAFAESGEDEPLETLTHFVMAPDRPAPPDIAAPDAVFETTYRDAVKAAITDAMTRDDRVFLMGEDVGHYGGCYAVSKGLLEQFGPDRIRDTPLSESGFTGAGIGASIAGMRPIVEVMTVNFSLLALDQIMNTAATLRHMSNNQFGVPVVIRMATGAGKQLAAQHSHSLEGWYAHIPGLRVLAPATLEDARGMLWTALQDPDPVLIFENVMLYNRKGELAENAGPVDIDRAVVRREGRDITLITYGGSLFKTLDASEALAKDGIMAEVIDLRSLRPLDMDTIKASVARTHRALIVDEGWRTGSLAAEIGMQLAEDTFYDLDAPLARVCSAEVPIPYAAHLEQAAIPQVDTIVAAVKRVMEQRP, from the coding sequence ATGACCGTGACCCGCACCAAACCCCGCCTAGATACCACCCATGTCCGCGAATTGCTGCGCACGATGATGCGCATTCGGATGTTCGAGGAAAAATGCGCCGAGGCCTACACCCAAGAAAAAATTCGTGGGTTTCTGCATCTGTATGATGGGGAAGAGGCGATTGCGGCGGGCATCATTCCGTTGCTTGAAGCGCAGGACCGGCTGGTCGCCACCTACCGTGAGCATGGGCATGCGCTGGCGCGTGGCGTTCCGATGGGTGCCGTTCTGGCCGAGATGTACGGCAAGGCCAATGGCTGCGCGGGCGGGCGCGGCGGGTCGATGCATTTGTTTGACGCGGACCTTAATTTCTATGGCGGTAATGCGATTGTGGGCGGCGGATTGCCCTTGGCCGTTGGCCTTGCGCTGGCCGACCGGATGCAGGGCACCCAGGGTGCCACCGCGTGCTTTTTTGGCGAAGGCGCCGTGGCCGAAGGCGAGTTTCATGAGAGCCTGAATTTGGCCAGGCTCTGGGGCCTGCCCGTCCTGTTTGTGTGCGAAAACAACGGCTATGCGATGGGCACCCGGCTGGACCTGACCGAAGCAGAGGTTGATATCGCGGCCAAGGCGCGCGGCTATGCGATCACGTCAGAGGTGGTTGATGGCATGGATGTGGTTGCGGCTGAGGCGGCGGCGCGGCGCGCTTTGCAGACCATTGCCGAGACCGGAGAGCCGTATTTTCTGGAATGCCGCACCTATCGTTTCCGTGCCCATTCGATGTTCGATGCCCAGCTTTATCGCCCCAAGGAGGAGGTCGCTGAATGGCGCGAAAAAGGCCCGATCGTTCGGTTCCGCGCATGGGCAATGCAAAGCGGGCTGTTGCATGAGGATGATGTGGCCGAGATTACGTCAGAGATTGCAGCAGAGATTGCCGACGCTGTGGCCTTTGCCGAAAGCGGCGAGGATGAACCATTAGAGACGCTCACCCACTTTGTCATGGCACCGGACCGCCCCGCCCCGCCGGACATCGCAGCACCCGACGCGGTGTTCGAGACGACCTATCGCGATGCTGTGAAAGCCGCGATCACAGACGCCATGACCCGTGATGATCGTGTGTTTTTGATGGGTGAGGACGTGGGCCACTATGGTGGGTGTTATGCCGTCAGCAAGGGTTTGCTCGAGCAGTTTGGTCCCGACCGCATCCGCGACACGCCGCTGTCGGAATCCGGTTTCACGGGTGCGGGTATCGGGGCCTCAATCGCGGGGATGCGCCCGATTGTAGAGGTGATGACGGTCAACTTTTCCCTGCTGGCGCTTGATCAGATCATGAATACTGCCGCCACCCTGCGCCATATGTCCAACAACCAGTTCGGCGTGCCTGTGGTGATCCGCATGGCAACGGGGGCGGGCAAGCAACTGGCAGCCCAGCATTCACATTCGCTGGAAGGGTGGTACGCGCATATTCCGGGGTTGCGGGTGCTGGCCCCTGCCACGCTTGAGGATGCGCGCGGCATGCTGTGGACCGCACTGCAAGACCCCGATCCGGTGCTGATCTTTGAGAATGTGATGCTGTATAACCGCAAAGGCGAGCTGGCCGAGAATGCAGGCCCCGTAGACATTGACCGCGCCGTCGTGCGGCGCGAGGGCCGCGATATCACGCTGATCACCTATGGCGGATCGTTGTTCAAAACGCTCGACGCGTCAGAGGCGCTGGCCAAGGACGGGATCATGGCCGAGGTCATTGACCTACGCAGCCTGCGCCCGCTGGATATGGACACGATCAAGGCGTCTGTCGCGCGCACGCACCGTGCGCTGATTGTCGATGAAGGCTGGCGCACAGGCAGTCTGGCCGCCGAGATCGGGATGCAACTGGCCGAGGATACGTTTTACGATCTCGACGCCCCCCTCGCCCGTGTGTGCAGCGCCGAGGTGCCGATCCCCTACGCCGCCCATCTGGAACAGGCCGCTATTCCGCAGGTGGATACGATCGTCGCGGCGGTCAAGCGGGTGATGGAGCAAAGGCCATGA
- a CDS encoding FAD:protein FMN transferase, with product MNIPLYRPSRRTALALLGAAFAAPSVSFAGSVETHSGPAFGTYWQIMAPSGSGVARLVPDIQALFAKIDTELSPWRGDSAISRFNHGTAGTHNPAVLKVTAAALDIARRSEGAFDPTVGPLVAQWGFGPVTQGGTPDWRALSVGPGMLTKARADLTLDLCGIAKGWALDSAAALARDAGFDSLLIDLGGELYALGHHPDGRDWHVAIEAPSPMFASPAALRLPAGAAVATSGTRAQSYELNGRIYSHIMDPATRAPAAGALRSVTVVAADAMTADGWATALCAAGHRAGPDLATSQDIAAVFLIERDGGLRTVRTGQIAQFIL from the coding sequence ATGAACATACCACTCTATCGCCCTTCACGCCGCACCGCGCTCGCCCTGCTGGGGGCCGCATTTGCCGCGCCAAGTGTCAGTTTTGCGGGCAGCGTCGAGACGCATTCCGGACCGGCGTTCGGCACATATTGGCAGATCATGGCACCAAGTGGCAGCGGCGTGGCGCGGCTTGTCCCTGACATCCAAGCGCTGTTTGCCAAGATCGACACAGAGCTTTCACCTTGGCGGGGCGACAGCGCTATCAGCCGGTTCAACCATGGCACTGCGGGCACACACAATCCGGCAGTGTTGAAGGTGACAGCGGCAGCACTTGATATCGCGCGCCGCAGTGAGGGTGCGTTCGATCCAACGGTTGGCCCCTTGGTCGCGCAATGGGGCTTTGGCCCTGTCACGCAGGGCGGCACGCCGGACTGGCGGGCCTTGTCCGTCGGTCCCGGCATGCTGACAAAGGCGCGCGCCGATCTGACGCTTGATCTATGCGGTATCGCCAAGGGATGGGCATTGGACAGTGCCGCAGCACTGGCGCGTGATGCCGGTTTCGACAGCCTTCTGATCGACCTTGGCGGGGAACTTTATGCGCTGGGACACCATCCAGATGGACGCGACTGGCACGTGGCGATTGAGGCGCCTTCACCAATGTTCGCATCACCCGCAGCACTCCGTCTGCCGGCGGGGGCAGCAGTTGCCACATCAGGCACCCGCGCGCAAAGCTATGAATTGAACGGGCGGATCTACAGTCATATCATGGACCCCGCCACCCGCGCGCCTGCGGCGGGCGCTTTGCGGTCGGTGACCGTTGTAGCGGCTGACGCGATGACGGCCGATGGCTGGGCGACAGCGCTTTGCGCGGCGGGTCATCGGGCCGGTCCGGACCTTGCCACATCACAAGACATTGCCGCAGTTTTCCTGATCGAACGCGATGGCGGGTTGCGCACAGTGCGCACGGGGCAAATTGCCCAGTTCATCCTATAG
- the nqrE gene encoding NADH:ubiquinone reductase (Na(+)-transporting) subunit E, with translation MTGLWDIFVTAAFVDNMPLTLFLGLCTFLALSKRPEAAIGLGVAMTGVLGVTVPLNYLIYQGLLAPGAWAWMGLPELDLSYLALIAFIGVIAAAVQLLEMVLDRFFPKIHAAFGVFLPLLTVQCAILAGSLFMVERSYSFAESAAFGFGSGVGFAVAVAMLGAIRKRLSYAHLPEGLRGLGIAFILAGLMSLGFASFAQMAVAQ, from the coding sequence ATGACAGGGCTGTGGGATATTTTCGTGACTGCGGCTTTTGTCGATAACATGCCGCTGACGCTTTTTCTGGGCCTTTGCACGTTTCTGGCGCTGTCCAAACGGCCAGAGGCCGCTATCGGCCTTGGTGTCGCGATGACAGGCGTGCTGGGTGTCACGGTTCCGCTCAATTACCTGATTTACCAAGGGTTGCTTGCCCCCGGCGCGTGGGCATGGATGGGCCTGCCAGAGCTGGATCTTTCCTATCTGGCCTTGATCGCCTTCATCGGGGTGATCGCGGCGGCCGTGCAGCTGCTTGAGATGGTCCTAGACCGGTTCTTTCCGAAAATTCACGCAGCGTTTGGTGTGTTTCTGCCCCTTCTGACCGTGCAATGTGCGATCCTTGCGGGCAGTCTTTTCATGGTCGAACGCAGCTATTCCTTTGCCGAGTCAGCGGCCTTTGGTTTTGGCAGCGGGGTTGGGTTTGCGGTGGCGGTTGCCATGCTGGGCGCGATCCGCAAACGGCTTTCCTATGCGCATCTGCCCGAGGGCCTGCGCGGTCTGGGCATTGCGTTCATTCTTGCCGGGCTGATGTCGCTTGGCTTTGCGTCATTCGCACAAATGGCGGTGGCGCAATGA
- a CDS encoding acyl carrier protein, translating into MTNDQLRDLLIKHLERIAPDISFDDIDPAADLREEYDIDSMDFMTLITALGKDLSLPMPEADYDQMRSFDDLLGYLRRHAS; encoded by the coding sequence ATGACCAACGATCAACTACGCGATTTACTGATCAAACATCTGGAGCGCATTGCCCCTGACATTTCCTTTGATGACATCGATCCAGCCGCCGACCTGCGGGAAGAATACGATATCGACTCGATGGATTTCATGACGCTGATCACCGCATTGGGCAAAGACCTGTCCCTGCCGATGCCAGAGGCGGATTACGACCAAATGCGCAGCTTTGATGATCTGCTTGGCTATCTGCGCAGACACGCATCATGA
- a CDS encoding dihydrolipoamide acetyltransferase family protein: MTDFVMPSLGADMEDGTLVEQIVAPGDPVHRGDIIAAVETQKGAIEIEVFEDGFLDKWLVPLGTKVPVGTPIAVIRASAEPGKPDMPQPAAPVPAPPPQEAPQPVDPVAPPATPEEPGPVPEPPPEMPPQMAQSGRQRVSPAARRRAAQTGFDLASLGTGKIISLDDIPDAKDSAQVEPLSAMRQAISAAMTRSKREIPHYYLSDTIDLTLAEDFIAAHNADQPPDARLALGVLYIRAVALAAQKYPDFNGHFEDGQFIPGKAVHLGMAINLRSGGLVAPALHDATTGDLETLMARLKDLVARVRQGRFRARELSDPTITLTSLGDRGVAGITGVIFPPQVAIVGIGTPSLQPAVIDDTVQPRRTTQITLAADHRVSDGHQGAKFLRAIIKHMQNPEQL, translated from the coding sequence ATGACCGATTTTGTGATGCCCTCTTTGGGCGCGGATATGGAGGATGGGACCTTGGTGGAACAAATCGTGGCCCCCGGTGATCCGGTGCATCGGGGCGATATCATCGCCGCCGTTGAGACTCAGAAAGGGGCCATTGAGATCGAGGTTTTCGAGGATGGGTTTCTGGATAAATGGCTGGTGCCTCTTGGCACGAAAGTGCCTGTCGGCACACCCATCGCGGTGATCCGCGCGAGTGCTGAACCGGGCAAACCCGACATGCCACAACCCGCCGCTCCGGTCCCTGCACCGCCACCGCAAGAGGCACCGCAACCGGTTGATCCGGTCGCCCCGCCTGCCACCCCGGAAGAGCCAGGCCCTGTGCCGGAACCGCCCCCTGAAATGCCGCCACAGATGGCGCAATCGGGCCGTCAACGCGTCAGCCCCGCCGCACGCAGGCGTGCTGCACAAACGGGGTTTGATCTGGCCAGCCTTGGAACCGGCAAGATCATATCGCTTGATGATATTCCGGATGCCAAAGACAGCGCGCAGGTTGAACCGCTGTCCGCTATGCGGCAAGCGATCTCGGCGGCGATGACCCGCTCCAAACGCGAGATCCCGCATTACTATCTGTCTGATACCATCGACCTGACGCTGGCCGAGGATTTCATCGCAGCCCATAACGCCGATCAGCCGCCCGATGCCCGTTTGGCGCTTGGTGTGCTTTATATCCGCGCGGTGGCGCTCGCCGCGCAAAAATACCCCGATTTCAACGGGCATTTTGAGGATGGTCAGTTCATCCCGGGAAAGGCCGTGCATCTGGGCATGGCGATCAACCTGCGCAGCGGCGGGCTTGTGGCCCCTGCCCTGCATGACGCGACCACGGGCGATCTGGAAACGCTCATGGCCCGCCTGAAAGACCTTGTGGCGCGCGTGCGGCAAGGGCGGTTTCGGGCCCGTGAATTGTCAGACCCCACAATCACGCTGACCAGTCTGGGCGATCGTGGTGTGGCGGGGATCACCGGTGTCATTTTCCCGCCACAAGTGGCAATCGTGGGGATCGGCACCCCCTCACTGCAACCCGCGGTCATTGACGACACCGTCCAGCCCCGCCGTACCACGCAAATCACCCTTGCCGCTGACCACCGCGTCAGCGACGGGCACCAAGGTGCAAAGTTCCTCCGCGCCATTATCAAACACATGCAAAACCCGGAGCAGTTATGA
- the nqrF gene encoding NADH:ubiquinone reductase (Na(+)-transporting) subunit F: MTEVLFGSLIVVGLILVLTSGLLILKARLVPDRALDVTVNGNLHLTGRRGDRLLGVLHNAGIMIPAACGGTGTCGLCRVTVTGEGAGTPQATERGVLSPRDRRANIRLACQTNLRGDCAVKVPDDILSAGGGFTCKVSSTRMLAPLIREIIVDLPTDHASDFRAGDFMQITAPPYQLDFNTLAIPPAFQDAWDIAGWRTMQVGSEAEVTRAYSLASRPEDAGTAVFNIRLAVPPAGREDEVPPGIVSSWLFSVATGDEITLSGPFGEFHVQPTTREMVYVGGGVGMAPLRAMIHQELGRGTKRRIRYFYGARSALDLLYADEFATLATRHDNFSWTPALSDPAPGDRWTGATGFIHEILRAEMRGHPAPEECEYYLCGPPVMISAVLSTLGQLGVESSSIFYDDFGA, translated from the coding sequence ATGACAGAGGTTCTTTTTGGCAGTTTGATCGTCGTGGGGCTGATCCTCGTACTCACATCGGGGCTGTTGATCCTGAAGGCACGCCTTGTGCCCGATCGCGCGCTTGACGTGACGGTGAACGGCAATCTGCACCTGACGGGGCGGCGCGGTGATCGGCTTTTGGGGGTGCTGCACAATGCGGGTATCATGATCCCCGCGGCCTGTGGTGGCACGGGCACCTGCGGGTTGTGCCGTGTGACCGTCACCGGAGAAGGCGCAGGCACGCCCCAAGCCACCGAACGCGGCGTGCTGTCACCGCGCGACCGCCGCGCCAATATTCGTCTGGCCTGTCAAACCAACCTGCGCGGTGACTGCGCCGTCAAGGTCCCCGATGATATCCTTAGCGCGGGTGGCGGATTTACATGCAAAGTATCTTCGACCCGTATGTTGGCCCCGCTGATCCGCGAGATCATCGTGGATTTGCCAACAGATCATGCATCCGACTTTCGCGCAGGGGATTTTATGCAAATCACCGCGCCGCCCTATCAGTTGGATTTCAACACGCTAGCGATCCCCCCGGCGTTTCAGGATGCATGGGATATCGCCGGATGGCGCACCATGCAGGTCGGGTCAGAGGCCGAGGTCACGCGCGCCTATTCGCTGGCCAGTAGGCCCGAAGATGCAGGAACCGCCGTTTTCAATATCCGCCTTGCCGTTCCACCCGCAGGACGCGAGGACGAGGTTCCGCCGGGGATCGTATCGTCCTGGCTCTTTTCGGTGGCGACGGGCGATGAGATCACGCTGTCAGGGCCATTCGGTGAGTTTCACGTTCAACCCACCACGCGTGAAATGGTCTATGTCGGCGGCGGTGTTGGCATGGCGCCGCTGCGCGCGATGATCCATCAGGAACTGGGGCGCGGCACAAAGCGGCGGATCCGGTATTTCTACGGCGCGCGTTCTGCACTTGATCTGCTCTATGCCGATGAATTCGCCACGCTCGCCACGCGCCATGACAACTTTAGCTGGACCCCTGCCCTTTCTGATCCGGCACCGGGCGATCGCTGGACCGGTGCCACGGGTTTCATCCACGAGATTCTACGCGCCGAAATGCGCGGCCATCCGGCCCCGGAAGAGTGCGAATACTATCTTTGCGGCCCGCCTGTGATGATCTCGGCGGTTCTGTCCACATTGGGACAGCTTGGGGTCGAGTCCTCGTCCATCTTCTACGACGATTTCGGAGCTTGA
- a CDS encoding CBS domain-containing protein, with translation MTEYHIGAIMRTDIITLTAETPIRRAVAVLVDAKAAAAPVVDDNGNLIGILTQKDCFRPALHASYHREWTGRVADFMSPKVVCVDVTDEVIAIAEMFVKEPHRVFPVIEAGQVAGLIHRSDVLAFLTRFG, from the coding sequence ATGACCGAATACCATATCGGCGCGATTATGCGCACGGACATCATCACGTTGACCGCCGAAACCCCCATCCGGCGCGCCGTCGCCGTTCTGGTTGATGCCAAGGCCGCCGCCGCACCGGTGGTTGACGATAATGGAAACCTGATCGGGATCCTGACCCAGAAGGACTGTTTTCGCCCTGCGTTGCATGCAAGCTATCACCGCGAATGGACCGGTCGGGTTGCTGATTTCATGTCACCCAAAGTCGTCTGTGTCGACGTCACGGACGAAGTTATCGCAATCGCCGAGATGTTCGTCAAAGAACCACATCGCGTGTTCCCGGTGATAGAAGCCGGTCAGGTCGCGGGGCTTATCCATCGCTCGGATGTGCTCGCGTTTCTTACACGGTTCGGCTGA
- the acsA gene encoding acetate--CoA ligase, producing MTVQRISKVVQHANMPDYDATRGSFDWADAQAMLDGLPDGHLNIAHEAIDRHVAAGHGDQIALRWIAKSGDRTDFTYAELARQTNRFANVLRARGLQKGDTVFGLLGRVPELYIAALGTLKAGCVFCPLFSAFGPEPIQARMQIGQARALITSTRLYKRKVASIRNTVDTLNEVFTIDGSVLDTTDLAPLMDAATDDFDIVQTGREDPALLHFTSGTTGKPKGVVHVHQAVVAHDTTGRIALDLRPGDIYWCTADPGWVTGTSYGIIAPLTNRATMIVDEAEFDVSRWYDILSSESVNVWYTAPTAIRMLMKAGADAIGVRAFPDLRFMASVGEPLNPEAVVWGNDTFGMPFHDNWWQTETGGIMIANYAAMDVKPGSMGKPLPGIEAGIVEVDGDVVTEVTTPMAMGELALRPGWPSMMRGYLHEEARYKKCFKDGWYLSGDLAMRDADGYFWFVGRADDLIKSSGHLIGPFEVESALMEHEAVAEVGVIGLPDDTAGQIVKAYVALKPGHDATEDLRLDLMGHARKRLGPAVAPKEIAFRQNLPKTRSGKIMRRLLKAREMGLPEGDISTLESDEK from the coding sequence ATGACCGTTCAACGCATCAGTAAAGTCGTGCAACACGCCAACATGCCTGACTATGACGCCACGCGCGGCAGTTTTGATTGGGCGGATGCGCAGGCGATGCTGGATGGGTTGCCAGATGGCCATCTGAACATCGCGCATGAGGCGATTGATCGTCATGTGGCCGCAGGGCACGGGGACCAGATTGCGCTACGCTGGATTGCCAAGTCTGGCGACCGTACTGATTTTACCTATGCTGAACTGGCCCGCCAGACGAACCGCTTTGCCAATGTCCTGCGCGCGCGTGGACTACAAAAGGGTGACACTGTCTTTGGTCTGCTGGGGCGGGTGCCCGAGCTTTACATTGCGGCCCTTGGCACGCTGAAGGCGGGCTGTGTTTTCTGCCCTTTGTTTTCGGCCTTTGGACCCGAGCCTATTCAGGCGCGCATGCAGATTGGCCAAGCGCGCGCGCTGATCACTTCGACCCGGCTTTATAAACGCAAGGTCGCCAGTATCCGCAACACGGTGGATACGCTCAATGAGGTGTTCACGATTGATGGGTCCGTGCTGGACACCACCGATCTTGCGCCACTGATGGACGCCGCAACTGATGACTTCGACATTGTGCAGACCGGGCGGGAAGACCCGGCCTTGCTGCATTTCACCTCTGGCACGACGGGCAAGCCCAAAGGCGTGGTCCATGTCCATCAGGCCGTGGTTGCCCATGACACCACTGGCCGCATCGCCCTCGATCTGCGTCCCGGTGATATCTATTGGTGCACCGCTGATCCCGGTTGGGTGACAGGCACGTCTTACGGGATCATTGCGCCCCTGACGAACCGCGCGACGATGATCGTGGACGAAGCAGAATTCGATGTGTCCCGCTGGTATGACATCCTCAGCAGCGAGAGCGTGAACGTCTGGTACACCGCCCCCACCGCGATCCGCATGCTGATGAAGGCGGGCGCTGATGCGATTGGCGTGCGCGCCTTCCCCGATTTGCGCTTCATGGCCAGCGTGGGCGAGCCGCTGAACCCCGAGGCCGTTGTCTGGGGCAATGACACCTTTGGCATGCCCTTCCATGATAATTGGTGGCAGACCGAAACCGGCGGGATCATGATCGCCAATTACGCCGCGATGGATGTAAAACCGGGGTCGATGGGCAAGCCCCTGCCCGGCATTGAAGCCGGCATCGTTGAGGTTGATGGCGATGTCGTCACCGAGGTGACCACGCCCATGGCGATGGGTGAATTGGCCCTGCGCCCCGGCTGGCCGTCGATGATGCGCGGGTATCTTCATGAAGAAGCGCGCTACAAGAAGTGCTTCAAGGATGGCTGGTATCTGAGCGGTGACCTCGCGATGCGCGATGCCGATGGGTATTTCTGGTTCGTGGGCCGTGCGGATGATCTGATCAAGAGTTCTGGACACCTGATCGGCCCGTTTGAGGTGGAAAGCGCGCTGATGGAACATGAGGCCGTGGCCGAGGTGGGCGTGATCGGCCTGCCCGATGACACCGCTGGCCAGATTGTGAAAGCCTATGTCGCCCTCAAACCCGGCCATGATGCGACCGAGGACTTGCGCCTTGATCTGATGGGTCACGCCCGTAAGCGCCTTGGCCCTGCTGTCGCCCCCAAGGAAATCGCCTTTCGCCAGAACCTGCCCAAAACCCGCAGCGGCAAGATCATGCGCCGCCTGTTGAAAGCGCGCGAAATGGGGCTGCCAGAGGGCGATATCTCAACGCTAGAGAGTGATGAAAAATGA